In the genome of Arachis stenosperma cultivar V10309 chromosome 6, arast.V10309.gnm1.PFL2, whole genome shotgun sequence, the window cattacGGTATTACTTACATATAGGATGTAATGGTAGtgatattaaaagaaaaattatatcatCTATCTCAACATATGAAacacacaaaaatttattatgatctTTGCATGTAGTACGCTTAAGAAGCAATTCGTTTAGCATAAATTTTGATtaactttgtttaggttaacatacataaattttgattttgagcatataactttgtttaggttaacaaatacatacatttcaattttaagtatatatatatatatatatattccagcaaaatataataatgtaagaaaaaggttttagaatagaaaagaataagagagattttgagaagaattaaaggagagagataattttattgaaaaattttttaagaataaaatatataattactaattttttgtttgtcaattacatttctattaaaattagtagtatcaaaaaatatttcaaatttaatattatcaaaaaaatataaaaaattatataaggactaatttgattaatttttaaaactttagggatgaaaatgacttacgtctaaactttcaaggactattttgattataaataacttttttacatgtcaagtgacacgtggcatgccacgtgtcactgatCTGACACACAGTGACACGTCAACCAATCATGTCGTGACACGTGGCATTAACCCACCACGTCATCATATGCCACGTGGCACTTAACTGACACGTCATCAACAAACTGACGGAAGGACTAACGTGACCAAATCATGTATCTTTCGGGGACGATTTCGATTAACTTTATCTTTCGAGAAACAAAATGGAGATCGGAGTATCTTTCAGGGACGATTTTGGATATTAACTCTTCATGGGATATATGGTCATATATATGATAATCATTTcgtaatattatatataatttagagTATAAGCTACTTAAGAAATTGTGTATAAACTTgggatatttttttattttatgaattaaaGAAAGTGCTTAGTTTTCATCGACAATTTCAGACATACAAAAAAGAAGATGTTAAGTCTAAAACATTTGGTATCTAGAAGTTCAGTCGAAACTGGGTATAGAGCCAACGCAAATGCTGCTTGTGAAGTTTTTTTATACTATCTTGTGATAGTATTTCGGCCAATAATCGACCCGTTTCTAATTCTTTTTTTCTGAAAAATCCAAGCATATTGAAATAAATTATCACTTTATTAGAGAAAAGGTTGAAACAGACTTCATCAAACTAATACATGTCTCAACAAAACACCAATTGATAGACATCCTCACCAAAAACACAAGCAATATAGAAAATATCACATCTGCTTGATGTAGTACTTGTCCTTTTACTTAACATAATAAGAAACAAGATCGTTAAAAAGCTAGGTCATCAACTAGAAAAGGGTTGGTTGTACACTTGTACTTTCTTCCTCAAAACTCGAAGACGCCTAAGAATTATTTGAAAGTGAGTTTTATGGTGTCTAAattgtttaacttattttttaaaataaaaaataaaatatttaaaataaaaaataaatcttatcaaatttattaaatattatttatttatcctTTTTAATAACTTAGATATAATATGATAGGCACCATAGCATTCATTTTATTGTCACAACAAAAAATAGCATTCATCTTATTTGAATCATTTACTCCGGAGTGAATCTCGGAATCTCTTTGAATCACATCATTTGGATAAAATGAAGGCTTTGGAGGCATTTTAATGCTTGCGACATCTCCTTCTAACATTTTGACTACTTCATTCATTGAGGGACGATCACATGGTTTCAAACTTCCAagggaaagtatgaggagccaatgaaatatttatacaatgtgtacaatggaggtttatggagtattaaagatataattattagtgttaccTTTTTCCATCAGTTGAAGCTTTTGAGATGAGtagtatcatgacatggtattagagtgCTAGATctgaaaggtcaagagttcgatccttggtgaatcccaaaattaatttaatttttcggGAAGATGTTTATTCTCCCTAGTACTtggatggttattctagatagtatgaaggatgttcattttataacTTAATAGCTCATTGTACAAATAATCCATTGTCTCTCTAGCGAGATCCAACTTCCAATTGTATACACCATTGTAAAGGATGTAACCACACACATTAAAGCAGGACTATTTCTAGTAAATTGAAACTATTTAAGAAATTGATTAAgcttctttaaaattaaaaaagttagTAAAGTGAGAAATAAAAGTCTAATTATCTTTAAATTAAGATATAGTAGAATCTACAcataattgaaattataaatttaacgatgattaatttatgattttattattttataattttcttatttcaGAGGATTTTTTTAAGGAATTGCCCATaaatctaaataattttttctccTTTTATTTTATAGATTAAAAAACACGATCATTTGTTTTCAACATACAAAGTAGTTCAAACGTATTAAATAAGACATTTATAGGAGATAAGAATGTATATACCAGAAATATATACTTAGTAAAAGACTAGAATGTATTTACTATTTAACGACATAAAAACTCCAAAAAGATATTATAAAGAAAATTTGGTATCAATAACCTTTAAGAGAATTAAAATGACTCATCatataaaaaatgttagaaaAAGTCTAGAAAACCCACTACAACATAAGCTAACTCaagtcatttttttttttcacaaaatcaAGTTGAAGGAAAGGCACACATGGATTTCATATATGAATGTATATATATCTCATATGTACATGCAGAAATAACGAGTATAAACCAAATCTCAATTTCAACACATGAAATCTATGCAATAGAAGAAACTCAGGAATAATAGACCTATAGACATTTTTTATGAAGTTATGTTTCTAATATGGGAAAGTATGAACAGCCAatagaatatttgtacaatgtgtacaatggaggtttaggaaatattagagatataattattagtgttaccTTTATCCATCAGCTGAAGCTTTTGGAATGAGTGATATCATAACATGGTATTAGAGCTCTAGTTGTTTATTATCCCTAGTATTCGGATTGTTATTATTTACACATACAAAGTAACGTAGCGTTCTAACAGGAGCTAAcccattttttttatatatttttgtaggTATTTTTTACCATAcacaacaaaaaattaaaaggtgAAAAACAACTTTCTTTGATTACAACATCACACACATGCACACACACCAAGTGCTAGTTAAATGTTTAATAATATGTTGAATCAAACTAGTCTGTTTCTGGGATTACTTCCAATTCCAAATTCAGACGTCTTGCTGGAATAATTGCACTTGAACTAGTCGCAGCTGCAGATTCAAAAGGATTCGGAGGCACTTTCAACTTGCTTTCCTCTCCTTCAAGCATTTGAACTACACTTTTCATGGACGGACGGTGAACCGGGTGCCACTGGATGCACCATAGTCCCACTATTGCCAGTTTCTTTGCAATTCTAAAATCTCCATCATCATCAATAGGAATATATGTATCATCTCCTTCAAGCAAATTATGTATCCAATTGGGATATAGAACTTGGAATGTTTCTTGACTCGCATTTGTATTTTTTCTTCCTCCAACCATCTCAAGCAATAACATCCCATAACTGTAGATATCTGATTTGTAAGATACATTGCCGAAATTTCTAGAGAAAACTTCAGGCGCCATGTAGCCTAAGGTTCCCCTAGCTGCAGTCATGGATACTGTACTTCGATTTTTCGAGCATAACTTAGCTAAGCCGAAGTCTGAAATTTTTGGAGTGAAACTTTCATCTATCAGGACATTGTAAGGATTAATATCAAAATGCAGAATTCTTTGATCACAGCCTTGGTGAAGATATTCAATCCCTTTGGCTATGCCGAGAGCAATCTGATGCAACTTGTTCCATCCGAGAAAGCTTTCCTTGTCGCTGGACGAAGCAATGAAGGTCTGGAGATTACCATTGGGGAAGAAGTGATAAACTAAAGCGCGGTGAGATCCATCAGCACAATATCCAAGCAAGCGAACCACATTGACATGGTGAATTTTGGCCATAGTTCCTACTTCATTTATGAACTCTGTCCCATCTCCGTCTGCATTATTGAGAATCTTGACAGCAACAAGAATTTGATTGGACAATTTACCTTTGTAGACAGCTCCATGAGCTCCTTCACCTAACTTGTCCTTAAACTGCTTAGTAATTCTCTTGATATCAGCATAAGAGAATCTGGTTGGGTTTAATGCGTCATAGTCCTTCAAAAAAGTTTGAACTCTTTGTTGATCTTCCCCTTTGTTTCTATAATAGCAATATATATAATACAAGGCAGCCAGTGTTGAGAACAGGAGAGCTGCACCTGCATGCCATTATAAACAAAATTCAATTTTGTAATActaatacaatatttttgggaTAGGCATAGTTCTTGGCAATATACAATAGGGCAGAGTCCCTTGCTTACTCTATCTATTCAAACATAAATGATATTCTATGAAGataaaataatagtaatagTATTGTCTCACCTATAACGGGTAAAATAATGGATTCATAGTATTGTGTCCCCTTGGGCATGTTGCAACCAACGAAGCATCCACTATGGAAATTCGTTTCCGACCACACCAAGTAGAATGAAAAATCCCTTATAAATTCGGCGTGCATTGGCAGAACCTGATGGGACAGTTTTCTGCAGCGCACAAGATTCGTGCTGACAATGCCGTCGTCATCGTCGGCCGCTTGAATCCGGCAAGGTAACGTGGTGTACTCACTATTTGAAGGACAATGGAAGAAAGTAATGTTGGTGGGTTTAAGTGGGTAGTTTTCATCATAACCAGGGGCAGAGTAACCAAAATCTTTTCGAATGAATCGGAAAGGATAGAATGATGAATAATTGAGTTTGAGAAAGAGTTCCGACAAACAGATTCCGGCAGCATACACTTCTAGTGTTTTGGATTTGAAATTAATGTGACGGACGGGGAGTTTTACCGAGGATGAAACTCCAGGGAGCTCAAGAATATTGGTTTCGTTTTTTGTACAGTACAGACGAACGGGACATTGAACAGGGTCACGGTGGCTAATTCCGATGTTGATGAGATTGAAATTGAGAAGCAGAAGCAGGATGAATAATGCTTCCATGGTCACTGTGGCAACTGGCAAGGAAGAATGTGAGTTTGAGAAATTACTTGAATGTTTCTTTCCTTGGTTTTTGTATGTGTGAACTCATTGACTAATATAAAGTTTACTCTAACATTAAATGGTTGGAATTGAACACGTTACCGACGTGCTTATGCATTGGTTTCCAAGTCAATGGCAAAGAGGATTTTTCAAAAGTAGTTAGCTCATTGCCACTGAATACATGCTTGAAAATGGCATGAGTTTGAATTGTTTACCCCAAAAATCTATTAGATGTTGATCCTCACTTCATAGTTGACtctaatttgaattaatgtCTACGCCAAAAACAACTGCTTTAGCTATACAATACTATTTGTATTCCtctgaattaaaaaaatataggcTCTGAAATTCCAATTCATAATTTTCTGTATATGTTTTTCCAAATCTCATCCCAGAATATTCTTACCAAGCATTCTTtgatttaacaaaaaaaaaaaagcgcTTTTAAACAATCGATTTCACAAATAACTTCACAGAAGTCTCAATCTAAAAGTAAACCTCTCCAAATCAATATTAAAACAGTTTGGTCCTCACCGCAAGTTGCTAATTCATGATCAGTGATGAGCAGTAGGAAAGATTTCTGCTTCTCCCGCTTAAAGCTGCTGCTCCTGATTGTTACAGTTGCAGTAGCTGCTGATCATAACAGAACATGTACGCCCTCCGCATGCGGCAAAGTCACCACCAT includes:
- the LOC130934928 gene encoding rust resistance kinase Lr10-like, which produces MEALFILLLLLNFNLINIGISHRDPVQCPVRLYCTKNETNILELPGVSSSVKLPVRHINFKSKTLEVYAAGICLSELFLKLNYSSFYPFRFIRKDFGYSAPGYDENYPLKPTNITFFHCPSNSEYTTLPCRIQAADDDDGIVSTNLVRCRKLSHQVLPMHAEFIRDFSFYLVWSETNFHSGCFVGCNMPKGTQYYESIILPVIGAALLFSTLAALYYIYCYYRNKGEDQQRVQTFLKDYDALNPTRFSYADIKRITKQFKDKLGEGAHGAVYKGKLSNQILVAVKILNNADGDGTEFINEVGTMAKIHHVNVVRLLGYCADGSHRALVYHFFPNGNLQTFIASSSDKESFLGWNKLHQIALGIAKGIEYLHQGCDQRILHFDINPYNVLIDESFTPKISDFGLAKLCSKNRSTVSMTAARGTLGYMAPEVFSRNFGNVSYKSDIYSYGMLLLEMVGGRKNTNASQETFQVLYPNWIHNLLEGDDTYIPIDDDGDFRIAKKLAIVGLWCIQWHPVHRPSMKSVVQMLEGEESKLKVPPNPFESAAATSSSAIIPARRLNLELEVIPETD